One Danio rerio strain Tuebingen ecotype United States chromosome 9, GRCz12tu, whole genome shotgun sequence genomic region harbors:
- the ptgfrna gene encoding prostaglandin F2 receptor negative regulator, producing the protein MDEALLRAVLLFIGLALSEGRVVKVPAGPLVHVEGQPVSIRCDVSNYEGPRDQDFEWYLMMADKMLPLVSTFDGSFTDASMKDRVNSRDISFVKLNDAAVELKFKSVRATDSGVYRCSTPSTDSVISGNYNADVELKVIGDSLKVSPLIPKAAVSAGESVELQCNTTRSFTEHTFLSVSWSVGRANSSGVLEQILTFGPDDKIQTGSNYTQRYADGGLQLDLRGGGFYGLVLKATTPADRGKYVCTAQEWVRQGRTWRKILERSEDMGKVEVTATDLQYTVSLAVSVSPQSAGEPTELRCQVQQLLYLQNGRLGVSWVYSTRGGAAEVQAEVMVATLDQQGALTAGAQYQQRLDRGDIALTRTPDNTFMLRILQTADADMGWYSCRVTAWTPDRKGVWTNSKEVQSSPVAVQWTPKTPVLSVAAHRVREASSAGSTFEMTCQVSGQNLQDSSYSVLIRFEESGAGGKSRKVLSLSPDSVLQLEEWSEPGRIDSVVLEKSGPAEYRFRLYGAQVSDRGFYCCDVTAWTRHQSQDWTKIISAESNKIQVDFVHTGPVFNISIQSDANDVLLGDTVQMKCSVSILNASPNTGDVAFEVRWFQSSMRPPDNGVVPLISMDRYGVVKKSGSNHSSLERTDQYSFTLSLHSIQHTDVGEYYCSATPWLLSPATGAWSKESELSSGRVLLSVRTQMWESLKMPVGYGLIAALVAGLLSILLGLAVARCCFSRNPLHTPRPHNKLRDLEMD; encoded by the exons CTCTCAGTGAGGGTCGTGTGGTGAAGGTGCCGGCCGGTCCTCTGGTCCATGTGGAGGGTCAGCCCGTCTCCATCCGCTGTGACGTCTCCAACTATGAGGGGCCGCGAGATCAGGATTTTGAGTGGTATCTGATGATGGCTGACAAAATGCTGCCGCTGGTCTCCACCTTTGACGGATCTTTCACCGATGCATCCATGAAGGACCGGGTCAACAGTCGAGACATCAGTTTCGTGAAGCTGAACGACGCAGCGGTGGAGCTGAAGTTCAAGAGCGTTCGGGCCACAGACAGCGGTGTGTATCGCTGCAGCACGCCCAGCACCGACTCCGTCATCAGCGGGAACTACAACGCAGACGTGGAGCTCAAAG TGATCGGGGACAGTCTGAAAGTGTCTCCGCTGATCCCCAAGGCAGCGGTGTCTGCAGGAGAGTCAGTGGAGCTCCAGTGCAACACCACCCGCAGCTTCACCGAGCACACCTTCCTCTCCGTCAGCTGGTCTGTCGGGAGAGCCAACAGCAGCGGGGTTCTGGAGCAGATCCTCACCTTCGGTCCTGACGACAAGATCCAGACTGGCAGCAACTACACGCAGCGGTACGCAGACGGAGGCCTGCAGCTGGACCTGCGGGGAGGGGGCTTCTACGGGCTGGTGCTAAAGGCGACGACGCCAGCCGACCGCGGGAAGTACGTGTGTACGGCACAGGAGTGGGTGAGGCAAGGCCGCACCTGGAGGAAGATCCTGGAGAGATCTGAAGACATGGGGAAGGTGGAGGTCACGGCCACAG ATCTGCAGTATACAGTGAGTCTGGCTGTGTCTGTGAGTCCTCAGTCCGCCGGTGAGCCCACAGAGCTGCGCTGTCAGGTTCAGCAGCTCCTTTACCTGCAGAACGGGCGTCTGGGTGTCTCCTGGGTTTATTCCACCCGCGGTGGAGCAGCAGAGGTGCAGGCGGAGGTCATGGTGGCAACGCTGGACCAGCAGGGTGCTCTGACCGCAGGAGCGCAGTATCAGCAGAGATTGGATCGCGGAGACATCGCTCTGACCAGAACACCAGACAACACCTTCATGCTGCGGATCCTGCAGACTGCAGACGCCGACATGGGCTGGTACTCCTGCAGGGTCACTGCCTGGACACCAGACCGGAAGGGCGTATGGACAAACTCCAAAGAGGTGCAGTCCAGTCCTGTGGCCGTTCAGTGGACACCCAAGA CACCAGTTTTGTCAGTCGCAGCCCACCGTGTGAGGGAAGCATCCAGCGCTGGATCCACCTTTGAGATGACCTGTCAGGTGAGCGGACAGAATCTGCAGGACTCCAGCTACTCGGTGTTGATCCGCTTTGAGGAGTCTGGCGCCGGGGGCAAATCACGGAAAGTGCTGTCTCTGAGCCCGGACTCAGTGCTGCAGCTGGAGGAGTGGAGCGAGCCTGGACGCATCGACAGCGTGGTTCTGGAGAAGAGCGGACCGGCTGAGTACCGCTTCCGACTGTATGGAGCCCAGGTCAGCGACAGAGGGTTTTACTGCTGTGATGTCACCGCCTGGACACGACACCAGAGCCAGGACTGGACCAAAATCATCAGCGCAGAGTCCAACAAGATCCAGGTCGACTTTGTGCACACAG GTCCAGTTTTCAACATATCCATTCAGTCAGACGCAAATGATGTTTTACTGGGAGACACAGTCCAGATGAAGTGCTCCGTCTCCATCCTCAACGCCTCTCCAAACACCG GTGATGTGGCGTTCGAGGTGCGCTGGTTTCAGAGCTCTATGCGTCCACCGGATAACGGTGTGGTTCCGCTGATCAGCATGGACCGATATGGTGTGGTGAAGAAGAGCGGCTCTAATCACAGCAGTCTGGAGCGCACAGACCAGTACAGCTTCACCCTCAGCCTGCATAGCATCCAGCACACAGATGTGGGCGAGTATTACTGCAGCGCTACGCCCTGGCTGCTGTCGCCCGCCACTGGAGCCTGGAGCAAAGAGAGCGAGCTGAGCTCAGGCCGAGTGCTGCTCTCCGTCAGGACACAGA TGTGGGAGTCTCTGAAGATGCCGGTGGGCTACGGTTTGATCGCGGCGCTTGTGGCGGGTCTGCTGTCGATTCTGCTGGGTCTGGCCGTGGCCCGCTGCTGTTTCTCCAGAAACCCCCTGCACACGCCGCGGCCCCACAACAAACTGAGGGACCTGGAGATGGACTGA